The window TCTTAAACTGTTACTATTACTAAGTCCTGCCTTgcaggcaggggattggactaagtgacccactgaggtcccttcctgttctgCACTTTTATGATTCTAGGAAAAGGAGAATTATTGGAACTTTATTCTTGCACAGAAACTAACTTTCGGAACTTCTGACTAATCCTGCTGTCAGCTGTTAATCAGCAATGAGATTAAATAGTATAAAATCATTGAGATGGAGGAGATTAACGAATATTGTTTCTCTTGCAGGCTGACCAGTGCAGTGGCCTTCAAGGGTTCCTGGTCTTCCACAGCTTCGGAGGAGGCACAGGCTCTGGATTCACATCCCTCTTGATGGAGCGCCTGTCAGTAGAGTACAGCAAGAAGTCCAAGCTGGAGTTCTCGGTGTACCCTGCCCCACAGGTCTCCACTGCAGTGGTGGAACCCTACAATTCCATCCTGACCACCCACACCACGCTGGAGCACTCGGACTGTTCTTTCATGGTGGACAATGAGGCCATTTATGACATCTGCAACCGGAACCTTGATATTGAGCGTCCCACTTACACCAACTTGAACAGGCTGATAGGACAGATAGTGTCATCTGTCACTGCTTCCCTAAGATTTAATGGTGCATTAAATGTTGATCTGATAGAATTCCAAACTAATTTGGTGCCTTATCCCCGCATACATTTCCCCCTCACTACCTATGCACCCATAATTTCAGCAGAGAAAGCCTACCACGAGCAGCTCTCAGTGCCTGAAATCACCAACGCTTGCTTTGAGTTCTCCAACCAGATGGTGAAATGTGACCCTCGCCGAGGCAAATACATGGCTTGCTGCCTGCTGTACCGGGGGGATGTGGTGCCCAAGGATGTGAATGCAGCTATAGCAGCCATCAAAACCAGGAGGTCCATCCAGTTTGTGGACTGGTGCCCAACTGGGTTTAAGGTGGGCATCAATTACCAGCCCCCGACTGTGGTGCCGGGAGGAGACCTGGCTAAAGTGCAGCGGGCCGTCTGCATGCTGAGCAACACCACAGCTATTGCAGAAGCCTGGGCCCGTCTGGATCACAAGTTTGACCTGATGTACGCGAAACGGGCCTTTGTGCATTggtatgtgggggaggggatggaggagggggagtTCTCTGAAGCCAGAGAGGACATGGCTGCTCTAGAGAAGGACTATGAGGAAGTTGGCAGGGACTCTGCCGATGGGGACGAGGCAGATGAAGATGAGTATTAACTGGAGTTTGTACTGGATTTGAGGTTTGAGTTAATCAGGCTAAAGTTGTGCCCATGCTCAGGCAGCATCTCCCTCAGGATTCTCCCTTAATATCAAGGTTACCAGCTGACATATTTTATGCCCTCTTATGCTTACATAATTGAATGCAGCCAGCTCTCTGTAGCATGAGCGCATACTTGCTGAAACTATCAGGCTTCATTGCTAGGTCTCTGAAATGAAATTTGATAAAGCACCAGCTTAATGCTtggtgcagatttttttttaggaGCAAAGATACTAATGTATGAACTGAAGGATCTAAAGCTTGCAATACTCTCCTGCACGAAACATGATTCCTCTGCCTCTTTTACTGCTAAAGCACCTTTTATTAGAAACAGTGTGTGACATTAGACTATGTAAGTCTTGTGTAATTTCAATAAAAATTTGGCTTAACTTCTCTGCTGTATTGACTTCCTAAGATTGTCTTAAATGTGTGACTTTGCACTAATCCACAAGTCATACCAAATCCATGTTTCAGGACTAGCTTTGTAATTAGGCTTAGCTACCTAGACTCTCCACTCGGAGATCTACAATGTGCTTATCCCTCTTTCACTAAATGCAGCGGAGATCATTTTTGCAGCAAACTGTCCCCAGTAGGAGGCTGCCCTCTTCTCTGAAAACTGATCCAGCCCTGAAATTCCTAGTGTGCAAGTTCCTGTTAAGAAGTTCACTCTTCTGTCCAAGAATTGAGGCCATAGGTGCAAGCTTCCCCTCTACGTGGGGAGTGCTTGCCCCTTCCCTCAAGCACACCCCCTCAGAGTGCCTCACCGCAGCATGCAGGAGGTACAGCACTCCTCCAGGCCACTGGTGTGTAGGAGGCCctgtggggaggcagggagcatGGCTGCTGGTTGGTGATAAACATCTGCTAACTTTTTTCCtgaggtgctccagccctggaacatCCATAGAGTTCTCACTTGAGGTTGAAGCTATTGGAAGAAGTAACCTAATAAGGCCATTTACTACAGAAAATTATTTCCCAGATGTCTGGTGGGTGAGCTTCACCCACATACTCATgttctaactgattgccatattttgtgctgggaaggaatttccccaggtcagactggcaggggAGGGATGCCTTCCTTTGCAATATGGGGACATGGGCCCCTTCCTCGTTTGAACTAGAGGAAATGGTGGAGTCTCTGCAACTTGaagtcttttaaaaaatgcttcaaGGACTTCAGTACCTCAGCCAGCGGTTATGGGCCTATTCTAgagatgggtgaggttctgtggctcaGCCTGACCTCCTACATGTTGCAAAGGATGATCATAGTccctcagactttaaggccaggaaGTAGCCAAATTACTGTATTGAACCCTTGGGTGCCAGAGCAATACACTGGCCTTTTGAAATGTTAATCCTCAAATCacagaatatctgggttggacaGGAcctcgaggtcatctagtccaaccccctgctcaaagcaggaccaatccccaactaaatcatcctagccagggctttatcaagcctgaccttaaaaacttctaagggaGGCAATtcaaccacctccctaggtaacccattccagtgcttcaccaccctcttagtgaaaacatttttcctaatatccaacctaaacctcccctccGACTGCAACTTGGGTGGGGtgacaggggctcagggcagtgggatgGCATGTGGGGTGCAGTAGGGGTAAGGGGCACAGCAGGAGGTCAGGgaaatggggtgcaggaggaggtcagggcagggagtcaggtgcaAGGTATGGCAGGTGACTTAGCAGGGGATCAGGTgtggcaggtggctcagggcagtaggttggggtgtagggtgttcagggaagggggttggggtgcagggtgcagtagggtgctcagggaagggagttggggtgcagggggctcagggcagggagtcagGGTCAGAATacagcagggggcttagggcagtgagttggggtgtggcagggctgcatgtttgagacccctgatttagatccatcctctttggaacctcccttcaggtagttgaaagcagctatcaaatcctccctcattcttctcttctgcagactaaacaatcccagttccctcagcctctccttataagtcatgtgctccagccccctaatcatttttgttgcctctgctgaactctttccaatctttccacatcctccttgtagtctggggcccaaaactggacacaggactccagatgaggcctcaccaatgttgaatagaggggaatgatcacgtccctcaatctgctggcaatgcccctacttatacagcccaaaatgctgttagcaaTGAttccattgctccttgtcctcCTCCACACAGGAGTGAAACACTCCACAAGATTCTCTCTAGAAAGGCAAATGGGCATGATAAGCTTTGATCTAAGAGCAAAGGACTTCAAATGtctggaaagctttttttttttttttttttaagtgcttgtgGTGAGCACAGTAGATAGACATGGATCAGTGACCACGGTAATAGAACCAGCTTGCTC of the Gopherus flavomarginatus isolate rGopFla2 chromosome 1, rGopFla2.mat.asm, whole genome shotgun sequence genome contains:
- the LOC127043138 gene encoding tubulin alpha-3 chain isoform X3, with the translated sequence MRECLSIHIGQAGVQMGNACWELYCLEHGIQPDGTIPGNKVAKPIEPETEQVDSSFETFFCETASGKHVPRAVFIDLEPTVIDEIRIGNYRALFHPEQLISGKEDAANNYARGHYTIGKEIIDTVLGRVRKMADQCSGLQGFLVFHSFGGGTGSGFTSLLMERLSVEYSKKSKLEFSVYPAPQVSTAVVEPYNSILTTHTTLEHSDCSFMVDNEAIYDICNRNLDIERPTYTNLNRLIGQIVSSVTASLRFNGALNVDLIEFQTNLVPYPRIHFPLTTYAPIISAEKAYHEQLSVPEITNACFEFSNQMVKCDPRRGKYMACCLLYRGDVVPKDVNAAIAAIKTRRSIQFVDWCPTGFKVGINYQPPTVVPGGDLAKVQRAVCMLSNTTAIAEAWARLDHKFDLMYAKRAFVHWYVGEGMEEGEFSEAREDMAALEKDYEEVGRDSADGDEADEDEY